The nucleotide sequence CGACATTCACCCAGGAGCAACCATTGGCGTCCCTTTTATGATAGATCACGGTACGGCTATCGTTATTGGTGAAACTACGGTTATAGGTAACCACGTAAAAGTGTACCAAGGGGTTACCTTAGGGGCACTTTCAGTATCGGTAGATAAGGCTCATACCAAACGTCATCCTACTATTCAAGACAATGTGGTAATTTACTCAGGTGCCACAATCTTAGGAGGTGAAACCGTAATAGGTCACGATAGCGTTATTGGCGGAAATGTATGGCTTACCCATAGTATAGAACCTTTTACCAAAGTTTTCCACAAGAGTCAAATCATAGTAAAAGACAACGAAGTGTATGAAGAACCTATTAATTTTGTAATTTAGTCTTTAAACATTAGTCCCTAAAACCAATTCACTAATCATTAACCACTAACTATTAACAAACACGTAACTAATAAATAATTATATAATGTTGTACAAAAATGTTTTAGAACTTATCGGGCGTACTCCCGAAGTGAAAATTAATCGATTGTTTGGTAAAGATGCCAACGTATTTATCAAGTTAGAACGCTTGAACCCAGGCGGTAGTATTAAAGACCGTATCGCACTTGCAATGATTGAAGATGCTGAAAACAAAGGTATCCTCAATAAAAATACTGTGATTGTAGAGCCTACCTCAGGTAATACAGGGGTTGGGCTTGCCTTAGTAGCTGCTGTAAAAGGTTATAAGCTCATTGTGGTAATGCCCGAATCTATGAGTATAGAGCGCCGTAAACTGGTATCGGCTTATGGGGCTGAGGTTGTATTAACTCCAAAGGAAAAAGGAACAGGAGGTGCCATTGCTAAAGCCCTCGAAATAGCCGAAGGTAAACCTAACTATTGGGTGCCTCAACAGTTCGAGAACCCTGCTAACCCTGAGGTACACGAGCGCACTACTGCTCAAGAAATCTTGCAATCCTTCCCCAATGGCTTTGATTATTTTGTAACAGGAGTTGGTACTGGTGGACATATTTCTGGGGTATCCAAAGTGCTTAAACAACACTTCCCTCATCTTAAAACCATAGCCGTAGAACCCGAACTATCACCCGTACTCAGTGGAGGGGCAGCTGGTCCTCACCCTCTACAAGGGATAGGCGCTGGTTTTGTGCCAAAGAATTATGATGCTAAGCTTGTAGATGATATTCTATTAATAAGTAAAGATGAGGCTTTTGAATATGCCCGCAAGTTAGCGAAAGAAGAAGGTATTTTAGCTGGTATTTCTACGGGAGCTTCTTTGGCAGCCGTCGCCAAAGTACTCAAAAAAGACCCTAAGGCACGTGTTCTTACTGTAAACTATGATACAGGCGAACGTTATTGGTCAGTAGAAGGACTCTTCTAATATATAGAAAAAAGAGGCTATCCAATTAGGATAGCCTCTTTTAGCTTTATAATGTTTCTTTTAGCCATTTGAAGAATGTTCTCTGCCATAAGAGTCCATTCTGAGGTTGTAATACCCAGTGGTTCTCATCAGGAAAATAAAGTAACTCACTTTTGATGCCTCTCAGTTGAGCTGCTGTAAAAGCTTGGAATCCCTGTTCTTCGGGTACTCGGTAGTCTTTCCCTCCGTGAATGATGAGAATAGGGGTGTCCCATTCTGTAATCTTCTCTATAGGATTAAACTCTTTATACGATTTTTGCGCTACAGCGTTCTTTTTATCCCAATAAGCACCTCCTATTTCGTTATTGTTGAAGAAAAGCTCTTCGGTAGTGCCATACATACTTTGTAAGTTAAATACTCCGCAATGGGCAATAAACGTCTTGAAACGTTTTTGGTGAATACCTGCTAAGTAGTAGATTGAATATCCTCCGTAGCTGGCACCAATGGCTCCTAATCGGTCTTTGTCTACATAAGGTTCCTTAGCAATATCATCAATAGCCGATAGATAATCGCGCATAGGCTGTCCACCCCAATCTCCACTGATTTCTGCATTCCATTCTACCCCAAAGCCTGGTAATCCTCTGCGGTTGGGAGCTATCACTATATAACCTTGTGAAGCCATTACTTGGAAGTTCCAACGGAAACTGTAAAATTGGCTCACAACAGATTGTGGTCCTCCTTGGCAGTAGAGTAGGGTAGGGTACTTCTTGTTAGGGTCAAAGTTCGGTGGGTAAATTACCCAAGCGTGCATTCTCTTGCCGTCAGTAGTTTTGATGATACGCTCCTTAATAGGACATTCAGCAATCCCTTTGTATAGCTCATCATTAAAATGTGAAAGCTGTGATAGTGTTATGCGTCCTTTTTTCTCTTTTAAGTTGATAGTATACAGTTCAGCTGCGTGGTTCATATCCGTGCGCATCACAACCAATTGGTCGCCTGCTTGTCCTACTATACTATTCACATCAAATACGCCTTGTGTGAGTTGTCTTGGAGTGGTATCTTTACTAAAAGGAGCTACTACAAATACTTGCTCTGTTCCTTGGGTAGCCGCAATTAGGTATATTTGCTTCCCATCATTGCTCCATCGGTAACTGAAAATAGTATTATCCCAGTTAGCTGTAAGGTTAATGCGCTTGCCGTCCTTCAATATATAAAGATCGTTTTTATCAGCTTCATTACCGTCGTGTGCCATACTGAGCCACGCAAGTACGCCTTCTTTGTTATACTGAGGGTTAGTGTCATACCCCATCATTCCTTCGGTGAGGTTTGTTGTTTTTTTCGAGGTGAGGTCGTACTCATAGATATCAGTATTAGTGCTCAGTACATAATCAGTGCCTACTTTGGCTTTTGTAACATAAAGTACCTTTTTACCGTCTAGACTCCATATATAATCCTCATCACCTCCAAAAGGCAACTGCGGACAGTAATAGGGCAGTCCTTCCATTATATCGGTTTGCTTACCATTACTATCTTCTATCATCACGTGATTGTAACTGCCTTCATTCCACGTGTCCCAATGGCGGTGGTCTAAGCTACTGTACAGCTTCCCCGATGATTTTTCTAAGTCAGTATAGAAGTCTTTCCCTAAAACCGACTTTAATTTTACTTCCTTATGAGTGAGTTTTAGGCTTTTATCGGTATTGTATTTAGCCGTGAGCTTTTCTACCTCTTCTTTGCTTATAGGAATGGGTACACCTCCTTTTACGGCAAGTTTATAGTATTCTTTGTTAAAAGTATTTTCCTTTATATTTGGAGTACTCACACTCACCAATACATATTGCTGGTCGGGAGTAATACCTATACCATTCACGCGATGTAGTTCCCATAGTTTTTCGGGGGTGAGAGGTTGTTGTGCTTGTATGCTATTGAATGCCATAACCGAAGCTAAAATAATAAGATGTTTTTTCATTCCTTAACAAATAAGGCAACAAGCCTTCCTAATAGTTTTACAATAAATTGGTAACTCTCTACCAAAAACGCTCTGATTTCTTTTAATACAAAGCCAATACCCGATTTGATAACAGGTTTTATGCGGTTGTAAATAAACGATAACCATACGCACACGGCTATAAAGGCAGGCGCTCCTAATACCACTTGATAAGGTTTCAACTGCCCTCCGAAGTGCTGTATAAGCCCGTGTGAGGTAATACTACCGTATATGATAAAGCAGTGTATAACGTAAATCGATAGGGTGTTTTGCCCAATAGTTTTAATCAGTTCTGAAGTAATCACATTGCGCATTAGGGCAAAGAAACCAAACACGAGTAACACATTCCCCAAACGCAAATAAGCAAAATCCTGCATTAGTTGCTCAAAAAATGGCGAATGGTTGATATAGAACAATTGTTCTATCATAAAGTGAAAACCCCACAACAAGAATGCTCCTACGCTTAGAAATAGCAGAATAGCATTGCGGTATAGGTGAGGGTGATTTTTATATCGCTGAAATAGATATCCCATAAACCCTCCAAACGACACATAGCCAAACCAAGGAAAAATAGGGAAGAAACTACCGTGTGCACGAGTTAGGTAATTAGCAATCGGCAAGGGTAGTGAATCAAAGCGCAAATCCTTGTAAAAAGGCTCAAAAGTGAACGCCAGTAGGGTAGTGGTGAGCAATATCGTAGGCATTACCCACGACTTGCGGTTATATGAAAGTAAGTAAGTAGTGATGAGCAACAAGAGTGAAAGCCCAATACAGTGCAGTACATCTACACTTTGGAAACTCATACGCAAGAAGTAAGCAATACCGATGAGCATCAGTCCACGCCTAATACCTTTCTTCACGCGAGGGTTATTCCAGCCTACTTTTGTAGCATCACTTTCTTTTACCAATAAAAAAGTGAAGATAAACCCCGAAACAGTGAAGAACACAGGAGCGGTAATACCAGTGCAGTAGTGCCATAGCCAGTATATAAAGTTATTTTCGTCGCGGTAGCGGTCAGCAAGTAGTCCATTTATAAAATGCCCTTGTAGCATCATACAGATAGCAAAGGCGCGAATCACATCTATGAAGTCAAGTCTGAATTTCTTTATTTTTTCCATAATCTTAATATCATAAAGAGAGTGCAAAGGTACAAAATAAATAACAATTAGCAAGTAATAGTTAAGAACTAACTAAGGAAAACGTACGAAATCCAATGAGTAAAGAAGTGAGGCTTACGTCATTATGAATTAAACAAAAATTGAGGTTTTTCCTTGTGTGAAAGGTTTTAGCAAAGTATTTTAGGTAGCTTGCTACCGATTTTTTTAAAATTTTGAA is from Capnocytophaga ochracea DSM 7271 and encodes:
- the cysK gene encoding cysteine synthase A, encoding MLYKNVLELIGRTPEVKINRLFGKDANVFIKLERLNPGGSIKDRIALAMIEDAENKGILNKNTVIVEPTSGNTGVGLALVAAVKGYKLIVVMPESMSIERRKLVSAYGAEVVLTPKEKGTGGAIAKALEIAEGKPNYWVPQQFENPANPEVHERTTAQEILQSFPNGFDYFVTGVGTGGHISGVSKVLKQHFPHLKTIAVEPELSPVLSGGAAGPHPLQGIGAGFVPKNYDAKLVDDILLISKDEAFEYARKLAKEEGILAGISTGASLAAVAKVLKKDPKARVLTVNYDTGERYWSVEGLF
- a CDS encoding S9 family peptidase is translated as MKKHLIILASVMAFNSIQAQQPLTPEKLWELHRVNGIGITPDQQYVLVSVSTPNIKENTFNKEYYKLAVKGGVPIPISKEEVEKLTAKYNTDKSLKLTHKEVKLKSVLGKDFYTDLEKSSGKLYSSLDHRHWDTWNEGSYNHVMIEDSNGKQTDIMEGLPYYCPQLPFGGDEDYIWSLDGKKVLYVTKAKVGTDYVLSTNTDIYEYDLTSKKTTNLTEGMMGYDTNPQYNKEGVLAWLSMAHDGNEADKNDLYILKDGKRINLTANWDNTIFSYRWSNDGKQIYLIAATQGTEQVFVVAPFSKDTTPRQLTQGVFDVNSIVGQAGDQLVVMRTDMNHAAELYTINLKEKKGRITLSQLSHFNDELYKGIAECPIKERIIKTTDGKRMHAWVIYPPNFDPNKKYPTLLYCQGGPQSVVSQFYSFRWNFQVMASQGYIVIAPNRRGLPGFGVEWNAEISGDWGGQPMRDYLSAIDDIAKEPYVDKDRLGAIGASYGGYSIYYLAGIHQKRFKTFIAHCGVFNLQSMYGTTEELFFNNNEIGGAYWDKKNAVAQKSYKEFNPIEKITEWDTPILIIHGGKDYRVPEEQGFQAFTAAQLRGIKSELLYFPDENHWVLQPQNGLLWQRTFFKWLKETL
- a CDS encoding heparan-alpha-glucosaminide N-acetyltransferase domain-containing protein codes for the protein MEKIKKFRLDFIDVIRAFAICMMLQGHFINGLLADRYRDENNFIYWLWHYCTGITAPVFFTVSGFIFTFLLVKESDATKVGWNNPRVKKGIRRGLMLIGIAYFLRMSFQSVDVLHCIGLSLLLLITTYLLSYNRKSWVMPTILLTTTLLAFTFEPFYKDLRFDSLPLPIANYLTRAHGSFFPIFPWFGYVSFGGFMGYLFQRYKNHPHLYRNAILLFLSVGAFLLWGFHFMIEQLFYINHSPFFEQLMQDFAYLRLGNVLLVFGFFALMRNVITSELIKTIGQNTLSIYVIHCFIIYGSITSHGLIQHFGGQLKPYQVVLGAPAFIAVCVWLSFIYNRIKPVIKSGIGFVLKEIRAFLVESYQFIVKLLGRLVALFVKE